A window of the Nitrospira sp. genome harbors these coding sequences:
- a CDS encoding type I secretion system permease/ATPase has translation MNNSGPQPAHNTSAASVNGVPADNGLICLLIIARFHDLPADGSQLRHQFAWSGQVLSDADLLRAAKHVGLKAGLLKTAWSKLQSTPLPAMVKRIDGRYVVLAKVEEEKALVQDPAEARSLVLSREQFEATWTGELLLFTKRAHVRLQDLTFDFTWFVPAIVKYRKFFGEVLIASFFLQLFALLTPLFTQIVIDKVLVHKGFTTLHVLAIGMITLAIFEAIVGGLRTYLFSHTTNRIDVSLGAQLFRHILALPMSYFEARRVGDTVARVRELEQIRQFLTSHSVTVVLDVVFTTVFLTVMWIYSPTLSLVVMVSLPVYALLSIAITPAIRARLHEKFNRGAENQAFLVEAISGIQTVKAMAVEPPLVRRWEEQLAGYVRASFRATSVMMIAGQSATCVQKVTTVAVLWLGAYRVIDGDLSIGQLIAFNMLSAQVTGPLLRLVTLWQEFQQVGISMQRLGDVLNARPEPSYNPNRTTLPQVMGQVRFEEVTFRYRPDGPEVTRKMSFSVEAGRMIGIIGRSGSGKSTIAKLLQRLYVPERGRILVDGVDLAQVDPAWLRRQVGVVLQENVLFNGSVRSNIALTDSGLPMEQVIRAAKMAGAHEFILELAEGYDTLIGEHGCTLSGGQRQRIAIARALVANPRILIFDEATSALDYESEAVIQRNMAQICKERTVFIIAHRLSTVQHTHRIYVVDKGEIIEEGSHDELLRRDGFYARLQVHQIGKG, from the coding sequence ATGAACAATTCCGGACCGCAACCGGCGCATAACACTTCCGCTGCTTCTGTGAATGGGGTGCCAGCCGACAACGGCTTGATCTGCCTTCTCATCATCGCTCGATTTCATGATCTTCCCGCCGATGGTTCGCAACTGCGGCATCAGTTCGCATGGTCCGGGCAGGTTCTCTCCGATGCCGACCTCCTGCGTGCCGCAAAGCATGTGGGACTCAAGGCCGGCCTACTCAAGACCGCATGGAGCAAACTCCAGAGCACACCGCTGCCTGCCATGGTCAAGCGAATCGATGGCCGCTATGTCGTACTGGCGAAGGTGGAAGAAGAAAAGGCACTCGTCCAGGATCCGGCCGAAGCACGGTCGCTCGTGCTTTCTCGTGAGCAATTCGAAGCGACATGGACCGGGGAACTGTTGCTCTTTACCAAACGAGCCCATGTCCGTCTCCAAGATCTCACGTTCGACTTCACCTGGTTCGTCCCTGCCATCGTCAAATACCGGAAGTTTTTCGGTGAAGTGCTGATCGCGTCGTTCTTTCTTCAGCTCTTTGCCTTGTTGACGCCGCTCTTTACACAAATCGTCATCGATAAAGTACTCGTACACAAGGGGTTCACGACGCTCCATGTGTTGGCGATCGGCATGATCACACTGGCGATCTTCGAAGCGATTGTAGGCGGGCTCCGAACCTACTTGTTTTCGCACACGACGAATCGAATCGATGTTAGTCTCGGGGCCCAACTCTTCCGGCATATCCTGGCGCTTCCGATGTCTTATTTTGAAGCCAGACGCGTCGGCGATACGGTCGCCCGCGTCCGTGAGTTGGAGCAGATCCGCCAATTCTTGACCAGCCATTCCGTGACAGTGGTGCTGGATGTCGTGTTCACCACCGTTTTTCTGACGGTCATGTGGATATACAGTCCTACGCTTTCGCTCGTCGTCATGGTTTCGCTTCCGGTCTATGCGTTGCTATCGATAGCCATTACTCCTGCCATCCGAGCGCGCTTGCATGAAAAGTTCAACCGAGGGGCCGAAAACCAGGCGTTCCTAGTCGAGGCAATCAGCGGGATCCAGACCGTCAAAGCCATGGCGGTCGAACCGCCGCTTGTGCGGAGATGGGAAGAACAACTGGCGGGCTATGTGCGGGCAAGTTTTCGCGCGACGAGCGTGATGATGATAGCCGGTCAATCCGCGACCTGTGTACAAAAGGTGACCACCGTCGCGGTGCTGTGGCTGGGGGCCTATCGTGTAATCGATGGAGATCTGAGTATCGGACAGTTGATCGCATTCAACATGCTGTCGGCACAAGTGACAGGGCCACTTCTACGATTGGTAACCCTCTGGCAAGAATTTCAACAAGTGGGCATCTCTATGCAACGCTTGGGTGATGTGCTTAACGCTCGGCCCGAACCATCCTATAACCCCAATCGAACGACGTTGCCTCAGGTTATGGGGCAGGTACGATTCGAGGAAGTCACGTTTCGGTACCGACCGGATGGGCCGGAAGTCACTCGGAAGATGTCATTTTCCGTGGAGGCGGGGCGCATGATCGGTATCATCGGACGTTCGGGGTCCGGGAAAAGCACCATCGCCAAATTGCTGCAACGTCTCTATGTGCCGGAGCGGGGGCGCATTTTGGTGGATGGAGTGGACTTGGCGCAGGTCGATCCTGCATGGCTGCGCAGGCAAGTGGGAGTCGTGCTGCAGGAGAATGTTTTGTTCAACGGCTCGGTCCGAAGCAACATCGCGCTGACCGATTCCGGGTTGCCGATGGAGCAGGTGATCCGGGCAGCAAAAATGGCTGGGGCCCACGAGTTCATCCTGGAATTGGCGGAGGGCTACGACACGTTGATCGGCGAGCACGGATGTACGCTCTCAGGCGGGCAGCGCCAGCGGATCGCCATTGCGCGGGCGTTGGTCGCGAATCCTCGCATTTTGATTTTCGATGAAGCGACCAGCGCATTGGATTATGAATCCGAAGCGGTGATCCAACGGAACATGGCGCAGATCTGTAAGGAGCGTACGGTCTTCATCATTGCACATCGGCTGAGTACGGTGCAGCATACGCATCGCATCTATGTCGTCGACAAGGGAGAGATCATCGAGGAGGGATCGCATGATGAACTCCTTCGTCGTGATGGCTTCTATGCGCGATTACAGGTGCATCAGATCGGCAAGGGATAG
- a CDS encoding HlyD family type I secretion periplasmic adaptor subunit: protein MAFGAFGRHWTVWRAAWQAESSRPGGSAGSDRQAMEFLPAVLEIQQIPPSPIGRALLWTILAVFTAAGLWAAFGWIDIVATAQGKIIPSGYSKIIQPYEAAVIASIHVQDGQAVKQGDVLIELDSTLNRADYDRAFNEYLATKVDTARLRALIKGQATFEAPTDADGAYVGLQQQLLRDQLAEYHAKVAASQHLVDQRMAAIEQTRENILRLEATVPMEVERAEVYKRLLEHEAVSKMDFLQAEEHRIDKVQELAGQKKKLQQDQAALAEAETQHRAMILEFQQTKQAELSAHETKAASLGQEVTKAGQKAGLQRLTSPIDGVVQQLAVHTVGGVVTPAQQLLIVVPQDRPIEVEAQVKNKDVGFVREGQSVEIKVETFQFTLYGTIPGHVLTVSDDAAPVEKVGLVYPTRVTMDRSTIQVEGKQVNLSPGMAVTVEIKTGQRRIIEYLLSPLLKSVKESLRER, encoded by the coding sequence ATGGCCTTCGGAGCGTTCGGCAGACATTGGACGGTGTGGAGGGCGGCGTGGCAAGCAGAATCAAGCCGACCAGGCGGTTCGGCTGGTTCCGACAGACAGGCCATGGAATTTCTACCGGCGGTGTTGGAAATCCAGCAGATTCCCCCATCCCCGATCGGCCGAGCGCTGCTCTGGACCATATTGGCTGTCTTCACTGCGGCAGGGTTGTGGGCCGCCTTCGGGTGGATCGATATTGTGGCTACGGCGCAAGGCAAGATCATTCCCAGCGGCTACTCGAAAATCATCCAGCCGTACGAAGCAGCAGTGATTGCCTCAATCCATGTGCAGGACGGACAGGCAGTGAAGCAGGGCGATGTGTTGATCGAGCTTGATTCGACCCTTAACCGTGCCGACTATGACCGGGCATTCAACGAATATCTCGCGACGAAAGTGGATACGGCCAGATTGCGGGCTCTGATCAAAGGGCAAGCCACTTTCGAGGCACCTACCGATGCGGATGGAGCCTACGTCGGGCTGCAACAACAGTTGCTACGTGACCAACTGGCCGAGTACCACGCCAAGGTTGCTGCGTCTCAGCATCTTGTAGATCAGCGCATGGCAGCGATCGAGCAAACTAGAGAGAATATTCTCCGTTTGGAAGCGACAGTACCCATGGAGGTTGAACGAGCGGAGGTCTACAAAAGGTTGCTCGAACATGAGGCAGTCAGCAAGATGGACTTTCTACAAGCAGAAGAGCATCGGATCGACAAGGTGCAGGAACTCGCCGGCCAAAAGAAGAAACTCCAACAAGATCAGGCCGCGCTCGCCGAGGCGGAAACGCAACATCGGGCTATGATCTTGGAATTTCAGCAGACGAAACAGGCAGAACTGTCGGCTCATGAAACCAAAGCGGCCTCTCTTGGGCAAGAGGTCACGAAGGCTGGTCAAAAGGCTGGTTTGCAGCGACTGACCTCGCCGATCGACGGCGTCGTGCAGCAGTTAGCCGTGCATACCGTCGGTGGCGTCGTCACTCCGGCTCAGCAGTTGCTTATTGTCGTGCCTCAAGACCGTCCGATCGAAGTGGAGGCGCAAGTCAAAAATAAAGATGTGGGGTTTGTGCGGGAAGGACAGTCGGTTGAGATCAAGGTCGAAACATTTCAATTCACCTTGTATGGTACGATCCCCGGCCACGTGCTGACGGTTTCCGACGATGCGGCTCCCGTCGAAAAAGTCGGACTGGTGTACCCAACGAGAGTCACCATGGACCGGTCGACCATCCAAGTGGAAGGTAAACAGGTCAATCTTTCGCCCGGTATGGCGGTGACGGTTGAAATTAAAACCGGTCAGCGCCGGATCATCGAATATCTACTGAGTCCCTTGCTGAAATCCGTGAAAGAAAGCCTGAGGGAGCGGTAA